One Phocaeicola dorei genomic region harbors:
- a CDS encoding TonB-dependent receptor has protein sequence MMQFHSKFSFLLLLCLMHICIEAKGTEHDEPLVTLDMKQTPIRKVLAEITRQTGVTFSYESSLTKHLLPIDITITAQPLSHCLRILFQKLSVEYIQSGKYIILKKKQKNIVISGFIRDKSSSESLIGASIYDAKSHQGTTSNADGFFSLTLEAGNDVYLNISYVGYDSFHRSFIQLEQDTLLPVLLNSHQQLAEVVVTGEYTSSPLVQTSDMGHTRLNKDLIQQTPVLFGEADIIKTLQTLPGVSAGTAGLAGMYVRGGNGDDNLYMIEGNPLYQINHVGGLFSSFNAEAVKDVEFFKSAFPARYGGRLSSVVDIHTKDGNMKEYHGSAMLGLTSGSLNLEGPLVKDRTSFNFALRRSWIDALSAPTIAIWNATRNKGETQIVARYAFTDMNFKLNHQFNDRSRGYAGLYWGNDFLKGGEKREGDNGYESRNTGRLRWGNIMAFTGWSYVFNNQLFGNVNAAFTHYSSTLKGDYYQGTEANYVSQESSTQNRIDDLSIRANFDFRPNASHQLHFGTHYIYHRFHPVDEKSYFSNGMTTQTRQNNDTALPAHELGIYMEEDWKMNKRIRLNAGIHLGLYTIDGKTYTSLEPRFSSRFLINPQLSLKASYTRMSQYVHQVNESYINLPTDTWIPVSRKLKPMQSDQLAVGAYYTTGNKIYSFSIEGYYKWMKHLMDYKDNYQFLPPSTSWEDKLTQGKGRSYGVELIARKEKGKITGWAGYTLSWNDRQFTEINKGKRFPAKFDNRHKFNIIANWKIKPKLELTGSWTYATGNRLTVSFENYQAVSPQHPFPGGSLVPPYIDSGGLDYYTERNNFQLPAYHRLDLGINIYRPKKKNRMGIWNISIYNVYSYMAPVSIRKGWWYNNDCFYTLGIVPIIPSVSYTYKF, from the coding sequence ATGATGCAATTCCATTCTAAATTTTCTTTTCTTCTGCTCCTTTGCCTCATGCACATTTGCATTGAGGCAAAAGGAACAGAACATGACGAACCCCTCGTAACATTAGATATGAAACAAACCCCCATCCGTAAAGTTTTAGCAGAAATCACCCGGCAGACAGGTGTAACCTTTTCGTATGAATCCTCTTTAACAAAACATCTGTTACCGATAGATATAACAATAACCGCCCAGCCGTTATCCCACTGTTTGCGCATTCTGTTTCAAAAACTGTCCGTAGAATATATACAATCAGGCAAATACATCATCCTCAAGAAAAAACAGAAAAACATTGTAATCAGCGGCTTCATACGAGACAAATCCTCCTCAGAGTCCCTTATAGGCGCCTCCATCTATGATGCTAAAAGCCATCAAGGAACAACCAGCAACGCCGACGGCTTTTTCAGCCTGACCCTGGAAGCCGGAAACGATGTATACCTGAACATCTCCTATGTAGGTTATGACAGTTTCCACCGTTCATTCATACAATTGGAACAAGACACGCTGCTTCCGGTTCTGCTGAACAGCCACCAGCAATTAGCCGAAGTAGTAGTGACCGGAGAATATACCTCTTCTCCATTAGTCCAAACATCCGATATGGGACATACCCGTCTCAACAAAGACCTGATCCAACAAACCCCGGTATTATTCGGAGAAGCTGATATTATAAAAACCCTACAGACCTTGCCGGGTGTATCGGCAGGCACAGCCGGATTGGCAGGAATGTATGTGCGGGGCGGTAATGGAGACGACAATCTTTATATGATAGAAGGGAATCCGTTATACCAGATCAACCATGTGGGCGGTCTGTTTTCCTCCTTCAACGCCGAAGCCGTAAAGGATGTAGAATTCTTTAAGTCCGCCTTCCCCGCCCGTTACGGAGGAAGACTGTCCAGCGTAGTCGATATCCATACAAAGGATGGCAACATGAAAGAATATCACGGAAGCGCCATGCTGGGACTGACCTCAGGCAGCCTGAATCTGGAAGGTCCGTTGGTCAAAGACCGGACCTCATTCAACTTTGCATTACGCCGTTCATGGATTGACGCGCTTTCGGCCCCAACCATCGCCATCTGGAACGCTACCAGAAATAAAGGAGAAACCCAAATAGTGGCACGATACGCTTTTACCGACATGAACTTTAAACTCAACCACCAGTTCAATGACCGCAGCCGCGGATATGCCGGTCTTTACTGGGGAAACGATTTTTTGAAGGGAGGAGAAAAAAGAGAAGGTGACAACGGATATGAAAGCAGAAACACCGGCAGACTGCGATGGGGAAACATCATGGCATTTACCGGCTGGTCATACGTATTCAACAACCAACTCTTCGGTAATGTGAATGCCGCCTTTACCCACTACTCTTCCACCTTGAAAGGAGACTACTACCAAGGAACAGAAGCCAACTACGTATCACAGGAAAGTTCAACCCAGAACCGCATTGACGACCTCAGCATACGAGCCAATTTCGATTTCCGCCCCAATGCTTCCCATCAGTTGCATTTCGGCACTCATTATATTTACCACCGTTTTCATCCCGTAGACGAAAAATCGTATTTTTCCAATGGTATGACCACCCAGACCAGACAAAACAACGACACTGCCCTACCTGCACATGAATTAGGCATATATATGGAAGAAGACTGGAAAATGAACAAAAGAATACGTTTGAACGCCGGGATTCACCTCGGACTATACACCATTGACGGGAAAACGTACACTTCTCTGGAACCCCGTTTTTCCAGTCGTTTCCTGATCAATCCGCAACTCAGTCTCAAAGCCTCTTATACCCGGATGAGCCAATATGTACATCAAGTCAATGAAAGCTACATCAACCTGCCCACAGACACATGGATACCGGTCAGCCGCAAGCTGAAACCGATGCAGAGCGACCAACTGGCTGTAGGAGCTTATTACACCACCGGCAACAAAATCTACTCTTTCTCCATAGAAGGATATTATAAATGGATGAAACATCTGATGGACTATAAAGACAACTACCAGTTTCTCCCTCCTTCCACCAGCTGGGAAGATAAACTGACTCAAGGAAAAGGACGTTCTTACGGCGTAGAACTTATTGCCCGCAAAGAAAAAGGAAAAATAACCGGATGGGCAGGTTATACTCTAAGCTGGAATGACAGACAGTTCACTGAGATAAATAAAGGCAAGCGTTTTCCTGCCAAATTCGACAACCGGCATAAATTCAATATAATAGCCAATTGGAAAATCAAGCCCAAACTGGAGTTGACCGGAAGCTGGACCTACGCAACCGGTAACCGGCTCACGGTTTCTTTCGAAAACTACCAGGCCGTTTCTCCCCAACATCCGTTTCCGGGAGGCAGCCTGGTTCCTCCTTATATAGATTCAGGCGGATTAGACTATTATACGGAACGTAATAATTTCCAACTTCCCGCCTATCACAGACTCGACTTGGGCATCAATATTTACCGGCCAAAGAAAAAGAACCGGATGGGAATATGGAATATCAGCATCTACAATGTCTATTCCTACATGGCACCCGTCAGCATACGCAAAGGATGGTGGTATAATAACGACTGCTTCTATACCCTGGGCATAGTTCCCATTATACCATCAGTTTCTTACACTTATAAATTTTAA
- the pdxB gene encoding 4-phosphoerythronate dehydrogenase PdxB — MKIIVDNKIPYIHEAVEQIADEVVYLPGSGFTVGDVRDADALVIRTRTRCNRELLEGSKVKFIATATIGFDHIDVDYCDEAGIVWKNCPGCNAGSVEQYLHSVLLLLKRRKGVRLEESCLGIVGVGHVGSRIQRMAEALGMRVLLNDPPRADRGETGFVDLSVLARECDIITFHTPLNRNGKYKTFHLADADFFVGLQRKPFIVNTSRGEVMETLALLDALKTGRIRDAVIDTWENEPDIHPDLLQKVFLGTPHIAGYSADGKSNATRMALEELCNFFHIQADFKIVPPALPYMDYSSDPEEAFLQVYDPTRDSDALKRHPEEFEHLRGNYPLRREISFLP; from the coding sequence ATGAAAATAATTGTAGATAATAAAATACCTTATATACATGAAGCTGTCGAACAGATAGCCGATGAAGTGGTGTATTTGCCCGGCAGTGGTTTTACCGTCGGGGATGTACGGGATGCTGACGCATTGGTGATCCGTACCCGTACCCGTTGTAACCGCGAACTGCTGGAAGGAAGCAAGGTGAAATTCATTGCTACTGCAACCATCGGCTTTGATCATATTGATGTGGACTATTGTGATGAGGCGGGAATTGTATGGAAAAATTGTCCCGGTTGTAATGCCGGCAGTGTGGAGCAGTACCTGCATTCGGTATTATTATTGTTGAAACGCCGGAAGGGGGTGAGATTGGAAGAAAGCTGTCTGGGTATTGTTGGGGTAGGACATGTGGGAAGCCGTATCCAACGTATGGCGGAGGCATTGGGGATGCGGGTCTTGCTGAATGATCCTCCACGTGCGGACCGGGGGGAAACAGGATTTGTGGATTTGTCTGTGCTGGCACGGGAATGTGATATAATAACCTTTCATACTCCGCTGAACAGGAATGGGAAATATAAAACGTTCCATCTGGCGGATGCGGATTTCTTTGTCGGTTTGCAGCGGAAACCTTTTATTGTGAATACTTCTCGTGGAGAAGTAATGGAGACATTGGCTTTGCTTGATGCGCTGAAGACAGGCCGGATACGTGATGCGGTTATTGATACGTGGGAAAATGAACCGGATATTCACCCGGATTTGTTGCAGAAAGTTTTTTTGGGAACCCCTCATATAGCAGGGTATTCAGCTGACGGAAAGTCGAATGCTACACGGATGGCATTGGAGGAGCTTTGTAACTTCTTCCATATACAGGCTGATTTTAAAATAGTACCGCCCGCTTTGCCGTATATGGATTATTCTTCTGATCCGGAAGAGGCTTTTCTACAGGTGTATGATCCGACTCGTGACAGTGATGCATTGAAACGGCATCCCGAAGAATTTGAACATTTGCGGGGGAATTATCCATTGAGGCGTGAAATTTCTTTTTTACCGTAG
- a CDS encoding fimbrillin family protein, with translation MKYSFIVTVLCGLLVIGGACTHENDPEDGKRTNQTPLIVKATASNFNHLSISGSPFARTPLEDGAETQFSAGDAIGIFAVKNNAIADAVNNIKLTYKKTGIDTGEWIPPAGTSLYWNEGMDYIAYYPYKEGVTIDTGKTIDEIMTSLVDNEKLKPGADQSGSDEYTACDLMTAVGKVSEETLTFEFEHRFALLILKPQAHFKYVPPADAVFTYRNNGTLSDLTVDVTAKNVKLNNVTPCKMDDGSFRAIVLPTKTATAIAGSYSITDVSTSGTSTDKTLTYSFTPSTAFTAGCCYTLEVKSPLSAIEKTRELTPGDFVFFTANNKIEIFPGDGVFEGNTIPDYKDAAGMVITCDPEKMTDPECNKKGWTHAYVMGLENIGVAKWGDKVDEPDIPNMTTNDLLENNMNGYSETQVILNTYDDTQLKNTYKAFFKIKDYRTKNKIPNDENICSPWFMPSIGQWFDLLINIGGKSPRTFERQSAYSLETLIYGTETREKISKQLAKAGSTLGEIVGNRNIFRCTTESNVATDAWILIWHFEMLDGVFWERVAVKTYSKLSDSGYNVRPFFAF, from the coding sequence ATGAAATACTCTTTTATCGTCACGGTATTATGCGGCCTCCTTGTCATAGGTGGCGCATGTACGCACGAAAACGACCCAGAGGATGGCAAAAGAACTAACCAGACGCCCCTCATCGTGAAAGCCACGGCAAGCAATTTCAATCATCTCTCCATATCCGGCTCCCCCTTTGCACGTACTCCCTTGGAAGACGGAGCCGAAACGCAGTTTAGTGCAGGAGACGCCATCGGCATTTTCGCCGTTAAAAATAATGCGATAGCAGATGCCGTCAACAACATCAAACTGACTTATAAGAAAACAGGCATTGACACAGGTGAGTGGATTCCTCCTGCCGGCACTTCGCTCTATTGGAATGAAGGTATGGACTATATCGCGTACTATCCCTACAAGGAAGGTGTCACGATAGATACCGGTAAAACCATAGATGAAATCATGACCTCACTAGTGGACAACGAAAAGCTGAAACCCGGAGCGGATCAATCCGGTTCCGATGAATATACCGCCTGTGACCTGATGACCGCCGTAGGAAAGGTCAGCGAGGAAACCCTGACTTTTGAATTCGAGCATCGGTTCGCATTACTGATATTGAAGCCACAAGCGCATTTCAAATATGTTCCACCCGCGGATGCAGTCTTCACCTATCGCAACAATGGAACATTATCAGACCTGACTGTCGATGTCACAGCCAAAAACGTGAAACTGAACAATGTCACTCCCTGCAAAATGGACGACGGCAGTTTCCGTGCCATTGTCCTCCCCACCAAGACAGCGACAGCCATAGCCGGGAGCTATTCAATAACCGATGTATCAACTTCCGGCACAAGCACAGACAAAACACTGACCTACTCATTCACCCCCTCCACAGCGTTCACTGCAGGATGCTGCTACACCTTAGAGGTGAAAAGCCCGTTATCTGCCATAGAGAAAACACGGGAACTCACTCCCGGTGATTTTGTTTTTTTCACGGCAAACAATAAAATAGAGATTTTCCCCGGAGATGGAGTCTTTGAGGGCAACACAATCCCCGACTACAAAGATGCTGCAGGGATGGTAATTACTTGCGATCCGGAAAAAATGACCGATCCGGAATGCAATAAGAAAGGATGGACACATGCCTATGTGATGGGATTGGAAAACATAGGAGTGGCAAAATGGGGAGACAAGGTAGATGAACCCGATATCCCTAATATGACAACAAACGATTTACTGGAGAATAACATGAATGGCTATTCTGAAACGCAAGTAATATTGAATACTTATGATGATACTCAACTTAAGAATACATACAAAGCTTTTTTTAAGATAAAAGATTATCGGACGAAAAATAAAATACCGAATGACGAAAATATATGCAGTCCGTGGTTCATGCCGAGTATAGGTCAATGGTTCGATCTGCTCATAAATATAGGGGGAAAATCTCCGAGAACATTTGAAAGACAGTCTGCATACAGTTTAGAAACTCTGATATATGGAACCGAAACAAGAGAAAAAATAAGTAAACAATTAGCCAAAGCCGGAAGTACGTTGGGAGAAATTGTCGGCAACAGAAACATTTTCAGATGCACCACCGAATCCAATGTAGCGACAGATGCCTGGATTCTTATTTGGCACTTTGAGATGCTCGATGGCGTTTTTTGGGAAAGAGTAGCTGTCAAAACTTACAGCAAGCTTTCTGATTCCGGATATAACGTCCGTCCTTTCTTCGCTTTTTAA
- a CDS encoding DUF4249 domain-containing protein — protein sequence MKHLLYTLLLGVFLTSCYRKIDLDEYRTTPKMVINSVVSPDTVVMASITRTWFYPDKKPYVNLPHAHVELYINNQYIETMQWKTLNNPRNPDQPDTLFLSNTIPAEGDRIKIVASTPEYGTVTAEDIIPKKVPIKNASHTIKKGNGVYQGTISDYFEIYYEVTFDEFPEKNNYYLAKITQIKTGYYGYYETKIDYIDPVFKEQDAILDESMAFNGLEKRGGALFTDQSINGQTYTLQIKETTAELDETEQRIISIYSLSESYFLYLLSLQKIAGSTLEGGLGNIGLAEPLRVYSNVEGGTGILGGNQHSETTITLNNPSKK from the coding sequence ATGAAACATCTGCTATATACATTACTTCTCGGAGTGTTCCTTACCTCCTGTTATCGAAAAATAGATTTGGACGAATATCGCACTACGCCCAAAATGGTAATAAACAGTGTAGTATCCCCCGACACAGTGGTAATGGCCTCCATCACCCGGACCTGGTTCTATCCAGACAAGAAGCCTTATGTCAATCTCCCTCACGCCCATGTGGAGCTCTATATCAACAATCAATACATAGAAACCATGCAATGGAAAACACTGAATAATCCCCGGAACCCAGACCAGCCGGATACCTTATTCCTTTCAAATACAATCCCGGCAGAAGGAGACCGGATAAAAATTGTTGCATCCACCCCCGAATATGGTACAGTAACGGCAGAAGATATCATACCAAAGAAAGTACCTATAAAAAACGCCAGTCATACAATAAAAAAAGGTAACGGAGTTTATCAAGGAACAATTTCCGACTATTTTGAAATATACTATGAAGTCACGTTTGATGAATTTCCGGAAAAGAACAATTATTATCTGGCCAAAATCACACAAATAAAAACGGGCTATTACGGTTACTACGAAACAAAAATAGATTATATAGATCCTGTATTCAAGGAACAGGATGCCATATTGGACGAAAGTATGGCATTCAACGGATTGGAAAAAAGAGGAGGAGCCCTCTTTACCGACCAAAGCATTAACGGACAAACCTATACTTTACAAATAAAAGAGACAACGGCAGAGTTAGACGAAACAGAACAAAGAATCATTTCCATCTATTCCCTTTCCGAATCCTACTTTTTATACCTGTTGTCCTTACAAAAAATTGCCGGAAGCACGTTAGAAGGAGGCTTGGGTAACATTGGACTAGCCGAACCTCTACGGGTTTACAGCAATGTGGAGGGAGGAACCGGCATTCTGGGCGGCAACCAACATTCGGAAACAACTATAACATTGAATAACCCATCTAAAAAATAA
- a CDS encoding RNA polymerase sigma-70 factor, protein MKLSAKEFEYQFRCLYRPLNMYALRYTENLDDAEDIVQQAFSDVWEKLVGGTSIQNLKAYMYQTVRNRSLTLVTNRQTHCETTELTDLEDLTEEERIIRSERDARLWTAIDHLPTERKKIFLLSKRDGLTYQEIATELGISIKTVEHQISKALKTLRETAIKIYTFFFG, encoded by the coding sequence ATGAAACTATCGGCAAAGGAATTTGAATACCAATTTCGCTGTCTTTACCGTCCGCTGAATATGTATGCCCTGCGCTATACTGAAAATCTGGATGACGCAGAAGACATCGTCCAACAAGCCTTCTCTGATGTATGGGAAAAGCTTGTCGGAGGCACATCTATTCAAAATCTGAAAGCTTATATGTACCAAACTGTACGTAACCGCTCACTCACACTGGTAACCAACCGGCAAACACACTGTGAAACAACCGAACTGACAGACTTGGAAGATTTAACAGAAGAAGAACGCATCATCCGGTCAGAACGTGATGCTCGTTTATGGACAGCTATCGACCACCTTCCTACCGAACGGAAAAAGATCTTTCTGCTTTCCAAACGTGACGGCCTTACTTATCAGGAAATTGCCACCGAGCTGGGTATTTCTATAAAAACAGTCGAACATCAAATCAGTAAGGCACTGAAAACATTACGAGAAACAGCCATTAAAATATATACTTTTTTCTTCGGATAA
- a CDS encoding FecR family protein, giving the protein MEKEEKDIRFVARFYRENRLDTTQAWQKLGIGKQKNNSILLYRLITIAAVTFLIAGFSWWWIYDRQDWIVIASSAHAVKEVTLPDNSHITLAENSALQYDRLAYGKKNRNVTLNGKAYFSVTHQEQCPFRVQTELANIQVLGTQFQVTANANQTSATVESGKVRFYNKEQKEAILTKGMYAFINQKGQMQIEKQSDPNTFAWKTHVFVYNEAPLKKVVKELEEVYKVHIGGIPQKEYYLTTTFDNTPIEDIIEIINQTLDTKLDITQ; this is encoded by the coding sequence ATGGAGAAAGAAGAAAAAGATATTCGTTTTGTAGCCCGGTTCTATCGGGAAAACAGGCTGGACACGACACAAGCCTGGCAAAAACTAGGTATCGGCAAACAGAAAAATAATTCTATCTTATTATATAGACTAATAACTATCGCCGCTGTCACTTTCCTGATAGCCGGATTCAGTTGGTGGTGGATATACGACAGGCAAGATTGGATTGTCATTGCCTCATCCGCACACGCTGTCAAAGAAGTCACGCTTCCGGATAACAGCCATATTACGCTGGCAGAGAATTCGGCCTTACAGTATGACCGCTTGGCATACGGCAAAAAAAACAGGAACGTCACTTTAAACGGAAAAGCATATTTTTCAGTCACACATCAAGAACAATGTCCCTTCAGGGTACAGACCGAACTGGCAAACATACAAGTACTAGGTACGCAATTCCAAGTAACGGCAAATGCAAATCAAACTTCGGCAACCGTAGAGTCTGGAAAAGTCCGTTTTTATAACAAAGAACAAAAAGAAGCTATCCTGACAAAAGGCATGTATGCTTTCATTAACCAAAAAGGACAAATGCAAATAGAAAAGCAAAGTGATCCCAACACTTTTGCATGGAAGACTCACGTGTTTGTTTATAATGAAGCCCCCTTGAAAAAGGTAGTAAAAGAACTAGAAGAAGTCTATAAGGTCCATATCGGCGGAATTCCACAAAAAGAGTACTATTTGACCACGACCTTTGACAATACTCCGATAGAAGACATAATTGAAATCATAAACCAAACACTAGATACAAAACTAGACATAACCCAATGA
- a CDS encoding fimbrillin family protein codes for MAIATLLVAGCSQNEITEVRTVGNPAVGFDVYTGVATRGTDVSTTTMQGTCDETHYGGFGIMGYYTGSKNWDEAKGTVTPSFMFNQKVTYDTNANEWTYSPTKYWPNNTTDKVSFFAYAPYESNVSGGRVGIVTSQIDDTGIPSIDFTLKEATKIDEMVDLVVAEELNKTAQDEAIQFNFRHTLSKINFKAKLGADYSGLDGTSSFIYITHMWIIGQKGGSLSFDQTNKLTNENSKFYTKATWKDLHWDYENATIAEGDYSIEKIMKMEEKEITEIWADGTEKSIKGIILKKGNKETPVDLFKKDQYLYLIPINDNAEEVAADGAGGCTSGDIQIGFHYDIVSKTADSSDDNPKYAVSHLETAVSLPANHMKRGKFYTYTFTISLKEIKVSAAKVNDWGSVTGNFDVN; via the coding sequence ATGGCGATAGCAACGTTGCTGGTGGCAGGTTGTTCGCAGAATGAAATTACGGAGGTCAGAACAGTCGGTAATCCAGCTGTCGGATTCGATGTCTACACGGGGGTGGCGACCAGAGGCACAGATGTTTCTACCACAACCATGCAAGGAACATGTGACGAGACCCATTATGGCGGTTTCGGCATTATGGGATATTACACAGGGAGTAAAAATTGGGATGAGGCTAAAGGAACCGTAACTCCATCTTTTATGTTCAATCAAAAAGTGACTTATGACACAAATGCAAATGAATGGACTTATTCCCCGACAAAGTATTGGCCGAACAACACGACAGACAAAGTGTCTTTCTTTGCCTATGCTCCTTATGAGAGCAATGTATCCGGAGGCCGTGTAGGAATCGTGACTTCCCAAATTGATGATACCGGCATACCTTCTATTGATTTCACATTGAAAGAAGCAACCAAAATTGATGAAATGGTAGACTTGGTTGTAGCTGAAGAATTAAACAAAACAGCACAAGATGAGGCCATACAATTCAACTTCAGGCATACACTTTCTAAAATAAATTTTAAAGCCAAATTAGGCGCTGACTATAGCGGATTGGACGGAACAAGCAGCTTCATCTATATCACTCACATGTGGATAATAGGCCAAAAGGGAGGGAGCCTGTCTTTTGATCAGACTAATAAATTAACCAACGAAAATTCTAAATTTTATACGAAGGCAACATGGAAAGACCTTCATTGGGACTATGAAAATGCTACAATCGCTGAAGGCGATTACAGCATCGAAAAGATCATGAAAATGGAAGAGAAGGAGATCACGGAAATATGGGCCGATGGTACGGAAAAATCCATTAAAGGCATCATTCTGAAAAAAGGGAACAAAGAAACTCCGGTAGATTTATTCAAAAAAGATCAATACCTGTACTTAATTCCAATCAACGATAATGCTGAAGAAGTTGCGGCAGACGGTGCCGGCGGATGTACAAGTGGCGATATTCAGATTGGCTTCCATTACGATATTGTATCCAAAACGGCAGATAGCAGCGATGACAATCCCAAATACGCAGTAAGCCATTTGGAAACAGCAGTTTCATTACCTGCCAATCACATGAAAAGAGGTAAATTTTACACATACACTTTCACTATTTCTCTGAAGGAAATAAAAGTAAGTGCGGCTAAAGTGAACGACTGGGGTAGCGTTACCGGTAATTTTGATGTAAATTAA
- a CDS encoding fimbrillin family protein — protein sequence MRRLRKILFFIILSAWTLTSCEKDTGTETVNVPIGFSNNVTTATRASDINNDNLTSIGVFASLTHGNFDATVSTPNFMYNQLVEKKNGTWQYTPLKYWPNNDSDKISFFAYAPHNATGVTPSNAIQKGYPSFTYTTPTAEADQVDLLAATPIINQNGGSVDFKMQHALTKVVFNVKSNDDITGKVITAFSITGAKSGTLAFHVPANDDDKGFGWTYPSTVTAETFTATTKSLSVPDKSTPEEAMLCTYFLLPTNIGNTFNITYTYIGIKGTQTVTLTNQPLPSLDKWLSGAFVSYTIGIDKKVVTATTESHPTWGNGGQGSVDGTIN from the coding sequence ATGAGAAGATTAAGAAAGATACTCTTTTTTATAATCCTTTCGGCATGGACACTCACGTCTTGCGAAAAGGATACAGGCACAGAAACCGTAAATGTTCCCATAGGCTTCTCCAACAATGTAACGACCGCCACAAGGGCCAGCGATATAAACAACGACAATCTTACCTCCATCGGAGTATTTGCCAGTCTTACCCACGGCAACTTTGACGCAACAGTTTCCACCCCCAACTTCATGTACAATCAGCTGGTGGAAAAGAAAAACGGCACATGGCAATACACTCCCCTGAAGTATTGGCCAAACAATGATTCGGATAAAATCAGTTTCTTTGCCTATGCACCCCACAATGCCACGGGCGTTACGCCGAGCAACGCAATCCAAAAGGGTTATCCTTCATTCACTTACACTACACCCACAGCAGAAGCCGACCAGGTGGACCTGCTTGCCGCCACCCCCATTATAAACCAAAACGGGGGCAGTGTGGATTTCAAAATGCAACACGCACTTACCAAGGTGGTTTTCAATGTGAAAAGTAATGACGACATAACGGGAAAGGTAATCACAGCTTTCTCCATTACGGGAGCAAAAAGCGGGACACTGGCTTTTCATGTGCCGGCAAACGATGACGACAAGGGTTTCGGTTGGACTTATCCGTCAACGGTTACTGCCGAAACATTTACCGCTACCACAAAATCCCTGTCCGTACCGGATAAAAGTACTCCGGAGGAAGCTATGCTATGTACCTACTTCCTGCTCCCCACAAATATAGGAAACACATTCAACATCACCTATACATACATAGGAATCAAAGGAACGCAAACCGTCACGTTGACCAATCAGCCTTTACCCTCACTCGACAAATGGCTGTCGGGGGCTTTCGTGAGCTACACCATCGGCATAGACAAAAAAGTAGTCACTGCCACAACAGAAAGTCATCCCACATGGGGGAATGGCGGTCAGGGATCTGTGGACGGAACAATTAATTGA